The following coding sequences are from one Musa acuminata AAA Group cultivar baxijiao chromosome BXJ1-6, Cavendish_Baxijiao_AAA, whole genome shotgun sequence window:
- the LOC108953129 gene encoding uncharacterized protein LOC108953129, whose amino-acid sequence MVGLPSQESRESILRKLLSKEKVEGLYYKELAAVTDGYTGSDLKNLCITAAYRPVKELIQKERKNKGIDIHAKHACLDLCVE is encoded by the exons ATGGTTGGGCTACCATCTCAGGAGAGCAGGGAATCAATATTAAGGAAGCTTTTGTCAAAAGAAAAGGTTGAAGGACTCTACTACAAGGAGCTTGCAGCAGTCACAGACGGATATACTGGTAGTGATCTTAAG AATCTCTGCATTACAGCAGCATATCGTCCTGTTAAGGAGCTGAttcagaaagagagaaagaacaaAGGAATTG ATATTCATGCGAAGCATGCTTGCCTGGATTTGTGCGTGGAGTAA
- the LOC135581421 gene encoding S-type anion channel SLAH2-like, translating to MEQVSCDELPSLLKCAASEKVAGFDSVACGITGPQGETTAGKGSEDACCHLPATVISIPPVRSAAQEGSNLSYALSVSLPASPSGFHILQANQMGSGASETAQPARSATPTAAESEQPKQGKSFSQPILPVSSNGKVMANGRVVADPLEKSRRMSGNDNQRDKRFDSFKTWSGRLERQLSNLRGKPQEPDDEANDSSIIEVEPVPAVDRYFDALEGPELDTLRVSEVSVLPEDKKWPFLLRFPISSFGMCLGLSTQAILWKALATSPSVSFLNVSLTVNLVLWCISLVLMSTVSLIYALKVIFYFEAVRREYYHPVRVNFFFAPWIACLFLVQGVPPSVTETPPAAVWYALMVPIFCLELKIYGQWMSGGQRRLSKVANPSNHLSIVGNFVGALVGASLGLKEGPIFFFAVGLAHYTVLFVTLYQRLPTNKTLPKELHPVFFLFVAAPSVACMAWARINGDFDYGSRIAYFVAFFLYVSLAVRINFFRGFRFSLAWWAYTFPMTGFSIATIKYSMEITNAFTQALSVGFSAISTFTVTALLVSTIIHAFVLRDLFPNDISIAITQKRPKFSKFIAHLRSINSDTKEMEASVSKDNLEV from the exons ATGGAGCAAGTTTCCTGTGATGAACTTCCATCTCTTCTCAAGTGTGCTGCATCCGAAAAGGTTGCTGGCTTCGACAGTGTTGCGTGTGGCATTACCGGTCCGCAGGGAGAGACAACAGCGGGCAAA GGATCCGAAGACGCGTGCTGTCATCTTCCTGCCACTGTGATCAGCATTCCTCCGGTAAGATCAGCAGCACAGGAAGGCAGCAATCTGTCATACGCTCTTTCTGTAAGCCTTCCGGCCTCTCCTTCCGGATTCCATATCCTGCAAGCTAACCAAATGGGATCCGGAGCAAGTGAGACGGCTCAACCTGCTCGATCTGCTACTCCCACTGCTGCCGAGTCGGAGCAACCTAAACAGGGGAAGTCCTTCTCTCAGCCTATTCTGCCGGTAAGTTCCAATGGGAAGGTGATGGCAAATGGTAGAGTCGTTGCTGATCCACTTGAGAAGAGTCGAAGGATGTCAGGGAATGATAACCAGAGGGACAAACGCTTCGATTCATTCAAGACATGGTCTGGAAGACTGGAGAGGCAGTTGTCCAACTTGCGTGGGAAACCACAAGAACCCGACGACGAGGCTAATGACTCCAGCATTATCGAAGTCGAGCCTGTGCCCGCAGTAGATCGCTACTTCGATGCTTTGGAAGGACCTGAACTGGACACTCTTAGG GTATCGGAGGTGTCGGTGCTTCCCGAGGACAAGAAATGGCCTTTCCTCCTCCGGTTTCCCATATCTTCCTTCGGTATGTGCCTCGGTTTGAGCACCCAAGCCATCCTATGGAAGGCATTGGCCACATCGCCGTCGGTGAGCTTCTTGAACGTGAGCCTGACCGTCAATCTCGTCCTCTGGTGCATCTCGCTGGTGCTGATGAGCACCGTGTCCCTCATCTACGCCCTAAAGGTCATCTTCTACTTCGAAGCGGTCAGACGAGAGTACTACCACCCTGTCCGAGTCAACTTCTTCTTTGCTCCTTGGATCGCCTGCCTGTTCTTGGTGCAGGGCGTGCCGCCGTCGGTGACGGAGACGCCGCCTGCTGCTGTCTGGTACGCCCTCATGGTTCCCATCTTCTGCCTCGAGCTCAAGATCTATGGGCAGTGGATGTCGGGAGGCCAACGCAGGCTGTCCAAGGTGGCCAACCCTTCCAACCATTTGTCCATCGTAGGGAACTTCGTCGGCGCGTTGGTGGGCGCCTCCCTGGGGCTCAAAGAAGGTCCCATCTTCTTCTTCGCCGTTGGATTGGCACACTACACGGTCCTATTTGTTACCCTGTACCAGAGGCTTCCTACCAACAAGACCCTCCCCAAGGAGCTGCACCCTGTTTTCTTCCTGTTCGTTGCTGCGCCCAGTGTCGCTTGCATGGCTTGGGCAAGGATCAACGGTGACTTCGATTACGGCTCCAGGATTGCTTACTTCGTTGCCTTCTTCCTCTACGTCTCTCTC GCTGTGAGGATCAATTTTTTCCGTGGCTTTAG GTTCTCGCTGGCTTGGTGGGCGTATACTTTCCCAATGACTGGCTTCTCGATTGCAACCATCAAGTATTCGATGGAAATTACCAATGCGTTCACCCAGGCACTCTCTGTAGGCTTCTCTGCCATCTCCACCTTCACCGTCACAGCCCTGCTCGTTTCCACCATCATTCATGCCTTTGTCCTCCGCGACCTCTTCCCCAACGACATCTCCATCGCCATCACCCAGAAAAGGCCAAAGTTCAGCAAGTTCATTGCCCATCTGAGATCCATTAACTCAGACACGAAGGAAATGGAGGCATCGGTTTCCAAAGATAACCTGGAAGTCTGA